From a region of the Cucumis sativus cultivar 9930 chromosome 6, Cucumber_9930_V3, whole genome shotgun sequence genome:
- the LOC105435853 gene encoding protein PLASTID MOVEMENT IMPAIRED 1-RELATED 1: MKSGNGDGLGESDGGRLLEEIEAISKALYLHKGHTNSIVYPPDVRPGSHLAESKSRFNQGYHNDGESLADETERRSSSSTWNWKKSLKALTHIRHRKFNCVFYLKVHSIEGLPPSFDSHSLSVHWKRKDEVLQTHPSKVFQGMAEFDETLIHKCVIYGGKSLAHNSAKYEHKLYLIYVSLLGAPGLDFGKHWVDLTRILPLTLEELEGDKCSGNWSTSFRLAGNARGASLHVSFSFLVTKDDPMKLSGPENVVQLLKLLHHKSRLANYDANHNSTNLNGLPNPDGNISHSRSVTSTQFYEAGLFDELNPKLELSESISLLYSKMDEADQHKSGHSDSELAEQLESQSNEEQRSDEAIGGSNDPGEFSIIECGIELAGMEDSLDKITVHIPEGSRVETISLDDIIEDDKVGIEIKSNVMLKDAVCDIHVDDSTQDEFDNEENNLKLKVEEVASDELSSDSDHELTSQLVETDSPLAVGELVEHENDTEAKENCARKSLSLDDSYESVANDFLKMLGLEHGSARFSDPDISSPRERLLREFEEESLIFGNPLLDFTATEEWQDFGGVDMEFASENQDEDFDFSPIYITEEVQEEGHQSLKNRRNAKILADLESEHLMREWGLNESDFEHSPHYSSSGFGSPIELPLEKEPPKLSSLGEGFGAILKMNGGGFLRSMGPWLSQNTSIGQSLVIQCSEPVVLPAEMGHDIMEVAQNLALAGTVNLSTLAKKLMPLDDITGKTLHQMVLECPLGTTLLEREPMIEHNVLCSSVPCCERKDIEGLPSHHKDSSLRSLLNSEMHQDLVSPDDIAFRAMEKIETLLIEGLRIQSGLTNDETPARISARPFHCLPACRLRRSNLGSSCSLEGLKELQFMDRPDTTGDVVGLMDLSITLEHWLRLDAGNINDDDQNGQHIMKTLVAHGANYADIIERLSKDINSGISSKELGLFGNKLVVALMVQLRDHLRDYEPVGGPMMCVMEVERFFINTSRDTASETSSVNNGKEPLQTQEDSPQTNPTQEKADQGHFVRAFKISAIHLLGVNSVPNKMQFWATTMQQQLGSRWLLSSGMGRNFKLPLSKSKAIVQYSSLGTKAPTGDILWSISSEIHEGMISGSSGLSLHKRNPDVVIPNQSINLHIRCS, translated from the exons ATGAAGTCTGGGAATGGTGATGGCTTAGGGGAGTCTGATGGGGGAAGGTTGCTGGAGGAAATTGAGGCAATAAGTAAAGCTCTGTACTTGCACAAGGGCCACACGAACTCAATTGTTTATCCACCTGATGTACGGCCAGGATCCCATTTGGCTGAATCAAAATCAAGATTCAACCAGGGATATCATAATGATGGAGAATCATTGGCGGATGAAACTGAAAGAAGGTCATCATCTTCTACATGGAACTGGAAGAAATCTTTGAAAGCTCTAACCCATATTCGGCATCGAAAGTTCAACTGTGTATTCTATCTCAAGGTTCATTCCATAGAAGGTCTGCCCCCAAGTTTCGATAGCCACAGTTTAAGTGTGCATTGGAAAAGGAAGGATGAGGTTTTGCAAACGCATCCGTCTAAGGTTTTCCAAGGCATGGCTGAATTTGATGAGACTTTGATTCACAAATGTGTTATATATGGTGGGAAAAGCTTGGCTCATAACTCGGCGAAATATGAGCATAAACTTTACTTGATCTATGTTTCTTTGCTTGGAGCACCAGGGCTTGATTTTGGGAAGCATTGGGTTGACCTCACAAGGATTTTACCTCTTACCTTGGAGGAGCTTGAGGGGGATAAATGTTCTGGGAATTGGTCGACCAGCTTTCGACTTGCAGGCAATGCGAGAGGTGCTAGCCTACACGTCAGTTTCAGTTTTTTAGTTACTAAGGACGATCCAATGAAATTGAGTGGTCCTGAAAATGTTGTCCAACTCCTGAAGTTATTGCACCATAAGTCAAGGCTTGCTAACTATGACGCAAACCATAATTCTACTAATTTAAATGGGCTTCCAAATCCAGATGGAAATATTTCACACAGTCGATCTGTTACCTCTACTCAGTTTTACGAAGCAGGACTTTTTGATGAATTAAATCCAAAACTGGAACTCTCCGAGTCAATTAGCCTTTTGTATAGTAAGATGGATGAGGCAGACCAGCATAAGTCGGGGCATTCAGATTCTGAGTTGGCTGAGCAGCTTGAATCACAATCTAATGAGGAACAGAGGTCTGATGAAGCAATTGGAGGTAGTAATGACCCTGGTGAGTTTTCCATTATTGAATGTGGGATAGAACTAGCTGGGATGGAAGATAGCTTGGATAAAATTACTGTTCATATTCCTGAGGGCTCGAGAGTAGAAACTATTTCTTTGGATGATATCATAGAAGACGACAAAGTTGGCATTGAGATTAAGTCAAATGTCATGTTGAAGGATGCAGTTTGCGATATTCATGTAGATGACTCTACTCAGGACGAATTCGATAATGAGGAGAATAACTTAAAACTGAAAGTAGAAGAAGTTGCTTCAGATGAGTTGAGTTCAGATTCTGATCACGAGTTGACGTCACAGTTGGTGGAGACAGATTCTCCATTAGCTGTTGGTGAGCTTGTCGAACATGAAAATGATACGGAAGCCAAGGAGAATTGTGCTAGAAAATCTCTAAGCCTTGATGACTCTTATGAATCTGTGGCCAATGATTTCCTAAAGATGCTGGGGTTGGAGCATGGTTCTGCCAGGTTTTCAGATCCTGATATTTCGTCTCCTAGAGAGCGTTTATTGAGAGAATTTGAGGAAGAATCCCTAATTTTTGGTAATCCATTATTGGATTTTACAGCTACAGAAGAGTGGCAGGATTTTGGAGGTGTTGATATGGAGTTTGCGTCTGAAAATCAAGATgaggattttgatttttctcccATTTATATTACTGAAGAAGTACAAGAAGAGGGGCACCAGTCCTTGAAAAATAGAAGGAATGCCAAAATTCTTGCAGACTTGGAGTCGGAACATTTAATGAGAGAATGGGGCTTAAACGAGAGTGACTTTGAACACTCTCCACATTATAGTTCAAGTGGATTTGGGAGTCCTATAGAGTTGCCCCTAGAGAAAGAGCCACCAAAGTTGTCTTCACTTGGGGAAGGTTTTGGAGCAATTCTTAAGATGAACGGTGGTGGATTTTTACGGTCCATGGGTCCTTGGCTCTCTCAGAACACTAGCATTGGACAGAGCTTAGTCATTCAATGTTCTGAACCGGTTGTTTTGCCTGCTGAAATGGGCCATGATATCATGGAGGTAGCACAGAATTTAGCATTGGCAGGAACTGTTAACCTTTCTACTCTGGCTAAAAAGTTGATGCCGTTGGATGATATAACCGGGAAAACTCTCCACCAAATGGTATTGGAATGTCCTCTCGGCACAACTTTGCTTGAGAG GGAGCCTATGATTGAGCATAACGTGTTATGTAGTTCGGTCCCATGCTGCGAAAGGAAAGACATCGAAGGATTGCCATCTCATCATAAAGATAGTAGCCTTCGATCTCTTCTGAATTCCGAGATGCATCAAGACCTTGTGTCACCTGATGATATAGCATTTCGGGCCATGGAAAAGATCGAAACCCTCTTAATAGAAGGATTAAGAATACAGTCTGGGTTGACAAATGATGAGACGCCAGCACGAATCAGTGCCCGCCCTTTTCATTGTCTGCCAGCCTGTCGACTGAGGCGTTCCAATTTGGGCAGTTCTTGTAGTTTGGAAGGATTAAAGGAACTGCAGTTTATGGATCGCCCTGATACAACAGGTGATGTTGTTGGGTTGATGGATCTTTCTATAACATTGGAGCACTGGTTAAGGCTTGATGCTGGTAACATTAATGATGATGATCAAAATGGCCAGCACATTATGAAAACTCTTGTGGCCCATGGTGCTAACTATGCAGATATAATTGAAAGACTATCAAAAGATATCAACTCTGGAATATCCAGCAAAGAGCTGGGATTGTTTGGGAACAAGCTTGTGGTGGCTCTCATGGTGCAACTTAGAGATCACTTACGGGACTACGAACCAGTTGGTGGCCCGATGATGTGCGTAATGGAGGTTGAGAGGTTTTTTATCAACACATCTCGTGACACAGCCAGTGAAACGAGCAGTGTCAACAATGGGAAAGAGCCATTGCAAACACAAGAAGATAGTCCTCAAACTAACCCGACTCAGGAGAAAGCAGACCAAGGACACTTTGTTCGTGCATTTAAAATCTCTGCTATTCATCTTTTGGGTGTAAACTCTGTGCCTAATAAGATGCAATTCTGGGCAACCACGATGCAGCAGCAATTGGGATCACGTTGGTTGCTTTCGAGTGGAATGGGTAGAAACTTCAAGCTCCCATTATCCAAGTCGAAAGCAATCGTCCAATATTCGTCACTTGGTACCAAAGCTCCGACTGGCGACATCTTGTGGAGCATTTCCTCTGAAATACACGAGGGAATGATTTCTGGTTCATCAGGTTTGAGTTTACATAAAAGAAACCCTGATGTCGTGATCCCGAACCAAAGTATTAATCTACATATACGTTGTAGTTGA
- the LOC101208159 gene encoding uncharacterized protein At4g33100, with protein MLLGWSFDGMIVSQAMGFKRESKSSASATSPCADLRAAYHNCFNRWYSEKFVKGNWDEEPCVSEWQKYRACLYEHLDDKKLKRFLEEETLVHSSMKSDGS; from the exons ATGCTTCTCGGATGGTCATTTGATGGAATGATAGTATCTCAAGCAATGGGCTTCAAGAGAGAGAGTAAAAGCTCCGCTTCTGCAACATCGCCGTGTGCTGATCTCAGGGCTGCTTATCACAATTGTTTTAATCG ATGGTACTCGGAGAAGTTCGTAAAAGGTAATTGGGATGAAGAACCCTGCGTCTCCGAGTGGCAGAAGTACAGGGCTTGCCTTTAT GAACATTTGGATGATAAGAAGTTGAAGCGTTTCTTGGAAGAGGAAACGCTTGTTCATTCCTCCATGAAATCTGATGGGAGTTAA